A single region of the Drosophila ananassae strain 14024-0371.13 chromosome 4 unlocalized genomic scaffold, ASM1763931v2 tig00000073, whole genome shotgun sequence genome encodes:
- the LOC116655670 gene encoding uncharacterized protein LOC116655670, producing the protein MSVRRSPENSSRLAIESVQCSICNDTNAEIDFVETPCQHRFHRTCVTSWLLQNETCPNCRQPCLSSQLNDSTRRAQDTTLEVPRVQNGSNPNSRTGAVPRSRPNTRPTTRSTATISNNRPSTSSQPQRSPRAGGSQRTTSISEGRIQELITNALEAYQTQLSSTLSEQISLAMQNLHIPTSQRQSLEWDVELPPADPLQSQPFDSHLSGNHNISANRSLENRRENHTIRPDQISSLIVHWKLQFSGSPKDIFVDDFIYRVNTLTRRSLNGNFDLLYEYANLLFVGPALTFFWRCHRSSEEMNWRLLCSRLRERYKDQRSDQDIRSAMRRRRQGNSECFDDFLDSILAIADALSEPISDSELAQTIRNNLRSDLGHDLLHIETPTIAALRKHCHRHEEFFNNLRAKSSSRPR; encoded by the coding sequence ATGTCAGTTCGGCGTAGTCCCGAAAATAGTTCAAGATTGGCCATTGAGTCGGTGCAATGCTCCATATGCAATGATACCAACGCCGAGATAGACTTTGTCGAAACCCCCTGTCAACACCGCTTTCATCGAACGTGCGTAACTTCCTGGTTACTGCAAAATGAAACGTGTCCAAATTGTCGACAACCATGCTTATCGTCGCAGCTCAATGATAGCACGCGAAGAGCGCAAGACACTACCCTAGAAGTTCCGAGAGTTCAAAACGGATCCAATCCAAACTCACGAACAGGTGCCGTTCCTAGAAGTCGTCCGAATACCAGACCGACAACAAGGTCAACCGCAACCATATCCAATAACCGTCCGAGCACCAGCTCGCAACCTCAGCGTTCACCACGTGCTGGAGGTTCGCAAAGAACGACTAGCATTTCAGAAGGGAGAATTCAGGAACTCATAACGAATGCATTAGAAGCATACCAAACCCAACTCTCTTCAACATTGTCAGAACAAATCAGTCTGGCAATGCAAAACCTTCACATACCTACCTCTCAAAGACAATCACTTGAGTGGGATGTGGAATTACCGCCAGCCGACCCATTACAAAGCCAGCCTTTTGATAGTCATTTGTCAGGTAACCATAACATCTCTGCTAATCGTTCACTAGAGAATCGAAGAGAGAATCACACTATCCGACCTGACCAAATTTCAAGCTTAATTGTTCACTGGAAGCTACAGTTTTCCGGCTCACCAAAAGATATTTTCGTAGACGATTTTATATACAGAGTGAATACTTTAACACGTCGCTCATTAAATGGAAACTTTGATCTTTTGTATGAGTACGCGAATTTGTTGTTTGTAGGCCCAGCTCTAACCTTCTTTTGGCGCTGCCATAGGAGTTCAGAGGAGATGAATTGGCGATTACTCTGTTCTCGGTTAAGGGAACGATATAAAGACCAACGATCAGATCAGGACATTCGATCCGCGATGCGTAGAAGAAGGCAGGGAAATAGTGAATGTTTCGACGATTTTCTTGACTCCATCCTAGCCATCGCCGATGCGCTATCTGAACCTATTTCAGACTCAGAGTTGGCTCAGACAATAAGAAACAACCTAAGATCTGACCTAGGACACGACCTTTTACATATAGAAACCCCAACTATTGCTGCTTTACGCAAGCACTGCCACCGTCATGAAGAGTTCTTCAACAATCTCAGAGCTAAAAGTAGTTCACGTCCAAGGTAG